In Arvicola amphibius chromosome 1, mArvAmp1.2, whole genome shotgun sequence, one DNA window encodes the following:
- the Atp5f1d gene encoding ATP synthase subunit delta, mitochondrial translates to MLPAALLRRTGLRRLVLQARAYAEAAAAPAPTAGPGQMSFTFASPTQVFFDGANVRQVDVPTLTGAFGILASHVPTLQVLRPGLVVVHAEDGTTTKYFVSSGSITVNADSSVQLLAEEAVTLDMLDLGAARANLEKAQSELSGATDEAARAEIQIRIEANEALVKALE, encoded by the exons ATGCTGCCCGCCGCACTGCTTCGCCGTACGGGCCTGCGCCGCCTGGTACTCCAGGCGCGTGCCTACGCTGAGGCCGCTGCCGCACCGGCCCCCACTGCGGGGCCCGGACAGATGTCCTTCACCTTCGCCTCTCCGACGCAG GTGTTCTTTGATGGTGCCAACGTCCGTCAGGTGGATGTGCCTACGCTGACTGGAGCCTTTGGCATTCTGGCATCCCACGTTCCCACACTGCAGGTCCTACGGCCTGGGCTGGTGGTGGTCCATGCCGAAGACGGCACCACAACTAAGTACTTTG TGAGCAGCGGCTCCATCACTGTGAACGCAGACTCCTCAGTGCAATTACTGGCCGAAGAAGCTGTGACACTGGATATGTTGGACCTAGGG GCAGCCCGGGCCAACCTGGAGAAGGCACAGTCGGAGCTGTCTGGTGCAACGGATGAGGCAGCACGGGCTGAGATCCAGATCCGTATTGAGGCCAATGAGGCCCTTGTGAAGGCCCTGGAGTAG
- the LOC119813295 gene encoding voltage-dependent calcium channel beta subunit-associated regulatory protein, whose protein sequence is MQPTATMATEATTTATVAMTTSWDNTTGRPTAEPDPILDNYVLLVVVMSLFIGGTLVVLSGVLLLCKRCWEVHQRFNRAMEEAEKTTTTYLDNGTHPIQDPDCRGEDPESQDTETERFLATSSTGRRVSFNEAALFEQSRKAQDKGRRYTLTEGDFHHLKNARLTHLHLPPLKIATIHECDPGEASSVATPHPATTPKDSLAIFQPPGKALTGHSVGPSSALPGDPYNSVDFSEISPSGSSDSGEGTSLDAGARGAKAAGPGPEAAPGEMGTGSSGPGTVLQFFTRLRRHASLDGASPYFKVKKWKLESSQRASSLDTRGSPKRHHFQRQRAASESMEQEGDAPHADFIQYIASAGDSVAFPPPRPFLASPASPPPTLGRLEASEAAGGASPETPPEHSISLGPEHAQQQDPQQAQDAEHAQCSYRDLWSLRTSLELNAATASDHSSSGNDRDSVRSGDSSGSGSGGGGPAPAFPPPLESPPALRPKDGEARRLLQMDSGYASIEGRGAGDEASELPAPTRSPRAWPRRPRRDYSIDEKTDALFHEFLRHDPHFDDAPRHRARAHPHAHARKQWQQRGRQHSDPGGARAATPPGAVRPARAPLRRGDSVDCPPEGRALQTTGDDLSIPVIEEEPGGGSGGCPGSGLCVEPAGALLDKLAVSLDDRLFSPRLPEPVTSSPVLIVAAAAPTSPDHSPA, encoded by the exons ATGCAGCCCACGGCCACCATGGCCACAGAGGCCACTACCACCGCCACGGTTGCCATGACGACTTCGTGGGACAATACTACCGGTCGCCCCACG GCGGAGCCCGACCCCATCTTGGACAACTATGtactgctggtggtggtgatgtcgCTGTTCATCGGGGGCACGCTGGTTGTGCTGTCTGGCGTTCTTCTGCTCTGCAAACGCTGCTGGGAGGTGCACCAGCGCTTCAACAG GgccatggaagaagcagagaagaccACCACTACTTACCTGGACAACGGCACCCACCCTATACAAG ACCCCGACTGCAGGGGGGAAGACCCCGAGAGCCAGGACACGGAGACAGAACGCTTCCTAGCCACCAGCTCCACCGGCCGCCGCGTGTCCTTCAATGAGGCTGCCCTGTTTGAACAGAGCCGCAAGGCTCAGGACAAGGGCCGCCG GTATACCCTGACAGAGGGGGACTTCCACCACCTCAAGAATGCCCGTCTCACCCACCTCCACCTACCGCCCCTCAAGATCGCTACTATCCATGAGTGTGACCCGGGCGAGGCCAGCTCAGTGGCCACACCCCACCCAGCTACCACCCCCAAAGACAGCTTGGCTATTTTCCAG CCCCCCGGGAAGGCCCTCACTGGCCACTCAGTGGGTCCCAGCTCCGCCCTGCCAGGTGATCCCTACAACTCTGTGGACTTCTCGGAGATCAGCCCCTCTGGCTCCAGCGACTCTGGGGAGGGTACCTCG TTAGATGCAGGTGCCCGGGGTGCCAAGGCTGCCGGGCCTGGGCCTGAGGCAGCACCTGGGGAGATGGGCACAGGCTCCTCGGGGCCAGGCACCGTGCTGCAATTCTTCACACGGCTACGCCGCCATGCCAGCCTGGATGGGGCAAGCCCCTACTTCAAAGTCAAGAAATGGAAGCTGGAGTCCAGCCAGAGAGCGTCCAGTCTGGACACGAGAG gTTCCCCTAAGCGGCACCACTTTCAACGGCAGCGGGCAGCCAGTGAGAGCATGGAGCAAGAGGGGGATGCCCCCCATGCTGACTTCATTCAATACATTGCCAGCGCAGGCGATTCGGTGGCCTTCCCACCCCCCCGCCCCTTTCTGGCCAGCCCTGCCAGCCCGCCCCCCACTCTCGGCAG GCTAGAGGCGTCTGAGGCAGCGGGAGGAGCAAGCCCCGAGACTCCTCCGGAGCACAGCATCAGTTTGGGGCCCGAGCATGCGCAGCAGCAGGACCCACAGCAAGCGCAGGACGCCGAGCATGCACAGTGCAGCTACCGTGACCTGTGGAGCCTTCGTACCTCCCTCGAGCTAAATGCAGCCACTGCATCGGACCACAGCAGCAGCGGCAATGACCGCGACTCAGTGCGCAGCGGCGACAGCTCAGGATCGGGCTCCGGGGGTGGCGGCCCAGcacctgccttccctcccccactgGAGTCTCCACCTGCTCTGCGGCCTAAGGACGGCGAGGCTCGCCGCCTGCTGCAGATGGACAGTGGGTATGCGAGCATCGAGGGCCGAGGTGCAGGTGATGAAGCCTCCGAACTTCCCGCTCCAACCCGCAGCCCGCGAGCCTGGCCGCGCAGGCCTCGCCGCGATTACAGCATCGACGAGAAGACGGACGCACTTTTCCACGAGTTCCTGCGCCACGACCCACATTTCGATGACGCGCCACGCCATCGCGCACGGGCGCATCCTCACGCCCACGCTCGTAAACAGTGGCAACAGAGAGGCCGGCAGCACAGCGACCCGGGTGGCGCACGCGCGGCCACACCCCCAGGGGCAGTCCGTCCTGCGCGTGCGCCCTTGCGCCGTGGTGACAGCGTCGATTGTCCTCCTGAAGGCCGAGCACTGCAGACCACAGGTGATGACCTGTCCATTCCTGTCATCGAGGAGGAGCCTGGCGGCGGAAGCGGTGGTTGCCCAGGCTCCGGGCTGTGCGTCGAGCCCGCCGGGGCGCTGCTGGACAAGTTGGCAGTCAGCCTCGACGATAGACTCTTTTCTCCCCGTCTCCCTGAGCCAGTCACCTCCTCCCCGGTGCTGATTGTCGCTGCTGCTGCCCCCACGTCTCCCGACCACAGCCCGGCCTAA